The Streptomyces bacillaris sequence ACCACCCGAGCCCGTACGGACCGAGGACGGGCCCACCGAGGGTGCGCCCCCGCCACCCCCACGCTTCGCGTGTGCCGCTGTGTGCCTGAGGGGCGGGGGCGGTGACGCCCAGGGCGGTGACCCCCGGAGCGGTGACGCCCAGGGCGGCGCACGCCATGGCGCGGGCCGCCCGCATCCGGTCGACGGCGGCCGGGTCGTCAGGTTCCGCGAACATCGATGCCCTCTCGTGGTCACGCGGCCTTCGCTCCCACCCGGCCGGCATGACTGCACACACGGTGGCCGAGGGGGGGAGTCCGGGGCTCCCGTGCCGGGGTTGGTGCGGTGTCCTCAGCGGTCGGAGACCCAGGTGGCGTCCGTCGGCCAGTGTCCGGTGCGGACGATGTGCTCCACGAGCCCGAAAGCCTCATCGATGGGCACGGTGTCCTCGTCCGGGTACGCGTCGTCCTGCCCGTTGGAGAGGACGAACCCGTCGCTCCAGCCCTCGGCCCCGGGGGTCACCGCGTGCTCGCCGGGGTCGTCCGGGCCGTCGAGCAGGACCACCATCGCCCGCTCGGTGTTCGTCACGACGGCCAGGGATCGCCCGGAGGAACTGGTCAGCCACGTCTCCAACCGGTTCCCGGCGATCCTCTTCCGCAGTGCGGCCGGCACCGAGTCGGGCGACACCGGGGCGGTGCCCTCCGGCTCGAACGTCCATGACTCGATCATGACCACGACCATCTCACGGACGGATGCAGGTGCTACTCGCTCCGCACCGGCCCCGGCGGCCAGCCGATGACGTCCTCCGCGTGGACGTTGCGCAGGGACGTTCCCTCGAAGCGGGCGCCGGTGATGTCCGTCGGGCCCAGGCGCGGGATGCCGGTGTTGACCGTGCTGAGGCGGGCGCCGGTGAGGTCGGTGTCGCGGAGGTCGGCGTCGCGGAGGTTGCAGCCGGCGAGGACCGCGCCGCGGAGGGAGGCTCCGCGGAGGTCGGCGCCGGTGAAGTCGCAGAACTTGAACCAACAGCCTTCGAGGGTCGCGTAGCGAAGGTCCGCGCCCGCGAAGGAGCAGCGGGCGAAGCGGAGTTGGTTCGTGCGCGTGGATGCGAGGTTCTGGTGGGTGAAGTCCTCGCCGCTAACGGCCGCATAGCGGTGGAGCTCGGAAAGGCGTTGGCGGGCGGTCAGTGGCGTGGTCATGGGGACCAGCGTCTCAGCCGTGCTGGTGGGCGGCATCGAGATTGCGACAACTTGACAGTTCAACAGCTGGGGCGGTGTCGGACGATCACGTGCCTCTGTAGGGGGACTTGAGGCCGTCTCGGGTTGATTTGGGCACGGGCGCCCGCGCGCCTGTTGTACCGTGATCGTGTCATCACGCTCTGTGTGTGCGTTTATGTGCGCACACATGGGGCGGCCCCCGGCGGTGTTCACAGCACCTGACCGAGGGCCTTCACCCCGCAGTGGAGAAAGGTCCACCCAGGATGCTTCGGCATGCTATCGCGCCTGTTCGGCGCTACACGAAGGTCTCGCACGACGTCATGCGTCATCCGCGTCTCGGCAGTGACGCGAAGGTCCTGATCGCCTACGTCCAGGGGCTGCCCGATGAACGGGCCGGAAAAGCCCTGTCCGAGCTTGCTCGCGAGGTCGGTATCACGGGGCGCAAGTTCCAGATCGCCAAAGGCCAGTTGGTCGTCAACGGATTCGTGCATGAGTGGCGGGTCGTGGGGGAGCGGGGCCGCTGGGCCACCCAGCAGCTGTTCTCCAATGTCCCGTTGAGCGACGACGAGGCCCGTGCCGTGTGGCGGGAGGCCGGTGCGGAGGCGGAGCCGTCTCCGAGTGAGCGGTCTCCGACCGTCGGTCAGCCGGGCCCCCGGAGCGCCGGTCATCAACTACCGGTAGATGAAGAACGGGTGGAGAACTCTTCCCGCCCACCCACCGAAGCCGGTGTCGAAGTTCCGGCGAGGGCTCGTGGTTTGGGTGAATTGATGAGTGAAGAGGCCGTGGTCGAGCGGGTTTTGTTGTCCCTTCGGGACGTCCGCGCCGATCTGCGGCTGGGTGTCGTCGAGGCGCGGGCCCTGGTTGCCCAGGCCGTCGAGTGGTTGCGGCGCGGGGTGTCGGGGGTCGAGCTCCGACGGGTGCTGAGCAGTGATCTGCCCCCGGGGCGGGTGCGGTCCGCCGTGGGGTTCCTGCGGCACCGGCTGGAGCACAAGATGCCCGAGGCGCGCCGGAGCCGGGAGGAGCGGGGGGAGGGAGCCGCTGCCCCTTCGGAGTCCTCGTCCGCCGCTGCGGATTCCGCTTCGGGCGCCGATACGGGTGCGGAGGCGGGTGCGGAGGCGGAGGCGGGGACCGCAACTCCCTATGTTCCGCCGCCCCTTGTCACCTGTGAGGGGCCCGGCACCGAGCATGTCTTCCGATCCTGGGGCGGGGAGGAGCTGTGCCCCGACTGTCAGCAGGCCGCCGCCTGGGCGCGGTGGGCCGAGAGGCGGGCCGCCGACCTGGGTGTCGATCTCGCGGAAGAGGCCGCCGCTGCGGTCGAGGCCGGGCGCGATCCGAACGGGTGGCGGGGGCGCCTCGCCGCTGCGGCCGCCGCGCACGGGGTGTCCGGGAGCGCCGACGAACGGTAGTTGGCCGGTTTCCGCAGTTCGGTGGGGCCGTGGACACGGCTGTGCCCGGCGACCGTGGCGGGTGCGTACGGAGGTGTCGTACGCCCGCCCGGTCGCCGGGCACGGAGAGAGGGAGCCGAGGCGGTGCGCCTCAGTCCGTGATCTCGATCCTGTCCGTGTCCTTGTTCTTGTCGGAGGCGGTGGTGGTGCTCTTCTCCGGCGCGGCACCGGCGGTCTCGCCCGTCGTGCGGTTCTTCAGGTTCTCCAGGAGAGCGGCCAGGTCCACACCCGTCGTGGAGCTGAGCAGCTCCATGCCCTGGGCCACGTTGTCGGTGACCGTACGGGCCAGCTGGCTGGCGCCGTCCGTGGAGACGACCGTCAGCTTGTCGATCGCGCTCAGCGGCTCGGAGGCCTTCGCGACGACCTGCGGCAGGACCTCGACCAGCATCTGGAGGACGGCCGCGTCACCGTACTGCGCGAACGCGTCGGCCTTCTTCTGCATGGCCTCGGCCTCCGCCGAACCCTTCGCGGCGATCGACGCGGCCTCGGCCTCACCCTCGATGCGCACCGCGTCGGCCAGCGCCGAGCGGTGGAGCTTCTCACCCTCACCGGTCAGGCGCGAGCGCTCCGCGTCCGCCTCGGCCTCCTTGACCAGGGCGATACGGCGGGCCTCCGCCTCCTGCTCGGCCTGGTAGCGGGCGGCGTCGGCGGGCTTGCGGACCTTGGTGTCCAGCTCGCGGTCGGTCAGCGCGGCCTGGCGCTCGGCCACCTTCTCCTGCTCCTGGAGCACTTCCTGCTGGCGGGCGGCCTCGGCGAGCGGACCGGCGGCGTTGGCCTTGGCGGCGGCCGCCTCGGTCTCGGCCTTGATCTCGGCCTGCTTCAGGTAGTACGTCCGCTCCGCGATGGCGATCTCCTCGGCCGCCTTCAGCCGGGCCTGCTCCGAGGCGCGCTTGGCGATCGCCTCGGCGATGTCCGCCTCCTGCTTGGCGCGGGCGGCCTCCGGACGGCCGAGGTCCTCCAGGTAGGAGCCCTCGGTGGTGATGTCCTGGATCTGGAAGGCGTCCAGGATCAGGCCCTGGCCGGAGAGGCTGGTCTCGGCCTCCTCCGCGACCTGCCCGGCGAACGCGGCCCGGTCCCGGATGATGTCCTCGACCGACATCCGGCCGACGATCGCGCGGAGCGCACCGGAGAGCACTTCCTGGGTGAAGCCGACGATGCCGTCCTGCTGCTGGAGGAAGCGCTGCGCGGCGGCCCGGATGGCGTCCTCGCTGCCGCCGACCTTGACGATCGCGACGCCTTCGAGGTTCGACTTCACCCCGCGCAGGGTGACCGCGCCGCGCACGGCGATCGGGATGTGCCGGCTGGAGAGGTCCAGGGTGAACTTCTGCTGGACGAACGGCACGACGAAGACGCCGCCACCGACGACGACCTTCTGGCCGCTGTTGTCGATGCTGGTGAGGCCGGTGACCGGGTCGACCGACTTCTTGCCGCGGCGGCCGGTGATGATGAACGCCTCGCTGGGCCCGGCGACCTTGTACCGCGTGATGACGACCAGGCCGAGCAGGACGAGCAGGACGACGATGCCGATGACGGCGATGGCTACTGGACTCATGAGAAAGGTCCCCCCTGCCTCCCGGTTGGGGGACGGCAGATTGTTGTGGTGCCAGGTGCTGTGTGGGTGGGGTGGGGTGGGGTGGTCGGTTCGTTGAGTTGAAAGGGGTGCGGTGGGCGGGTGGCCTCAGCGGTCCACCGGGCGGACCGCCACCGACGTCGTCGACAGCTCCGCCTCCACCCAGACCTCGGTGCCCCGGACGACGGGCTCCGGGGATTTCGCCGCGTACTTGACGGGCTGGCCCGCCAGCCGCAGCATCACCTCGCCGTAGCCGCCGGCCGGGATGGCCGTCACGACCGTCCCGGACGTGCCGACGAGGTCGCCTCCGCGCGGGGTGGACGAGGTCTGGTCCCGCATCAGGGCCTTGCTGAGTTTCCACGTCAGCCAGCCCGCGACGACCCCGGCCCCGAGGCCGACGGCGGTGGCCACGACCGGCCCGGCGCCCGTGGTGCCGAGCACGATCGCCCCGCCGAAGCCGAGCATCGAGATGAACCCGGCGATCACCGGGAGCGAGAGCAGCCCGTCGAAGAGGCCGTCGAGCACCCCGTCCAGCAGCCCTTCGAGGACGCCGCCGAAGATCAGGGACAGGGCCAGCAGGACGATCCCCGCAATGCCGAGACCGAGAAAGAAGGTCACCTGATCACTCCCCTGCTCTTCGACTTCCCCCGGCTATTTCCGTCGAACTGGCTGGATGATCCCATAGATGTCCGGTTCGTAGCACTGCCGGAACCCGGCAATCTTTACGCGGTTTTGATGCCGGACAACTGATCAGCAAGGGTGGAAAGCGACTGGAAGGTCGCACCCAGCAACGCCACGTGCTTCCAGCGCAGGACGCCGTCGGGGCCGATGAGGAAGACCGCCCGCCGTACGCCGATGCCGGGGGCGGCGACTCCGTACGCCCTGGCGATCTCCCGGCCCTCGTCCGCCAGCAGCGGCATCCGGAGCCCGTACATGCGTGCGAACGACTCATGGCTGTCCACACCCTGTGGACTGATGCCCCAGACCTCCGCGTCGAGCCCCTCGAAGGTCTCCATGCCCGAGGAGTACGAGCACAGCTGCTTCGTGCAGACCGTGGTGTTGTCCCCGGGGTAGAACGCCAGCACCAGGGCCCGGCCGCGGGCGGCGGAGAGGGTGTAGTCGGCGCGGTCGAAGGTGTCCCCGGACAGGACACCGCCGGGGAGCGTGAAGTCCGGTGCCGGGGTGGAGAGGGGAGGTCCTGCCGCCATGACGACTCCTTCTTGTGCGTTCGTGGTGCGTACGAGGGTGGGGGCGTTGCCCGTACAGTGAACGGCACTTTCCGCCCGTTGACACGTTCGGCCCATCCGGAACGGGGTCCGCACCGAATACGTAAGACCGAATACGTACGGGGCGGGGCGCCCGGCCCTTCTCCCGCCCCTCACCCGGACCTGGAGGTACGTGTGGCCCCACGATCCCTGTCGGCAGCGGTTCTCGTCCTGCACGGGGGCTACGAGAACGGTACGGAGCCGCCGCCTCCCGGCCTCCTGAACCTCCCCGGCACCCGGATGCGCCCCTTCGTCCGCGCCCTGCGCCGCGCCACCCGCGCACCGGAAAGCGCACCGGAGAGCGGCCCGGAGAGCGGTGCGGGCGTCCTCGTACGGCAGGTGCGGTACGCCCACCGGGGGTGGAACGGGTCCCGTGCCGACGCCCTCCACGACGCCCTGGCCGCGCTCGACGCCCTCGGCGAGGAGGCCGGGGGGTCCGGGGAAGCCGGCGGTGTGCCGGTGGTGCTGCTCGGCCACTCCATGGGCGCCCGTGCCGCCCTGCTCGCCGCCGGGCACCCCCTCGTACGCGGAGTCGTCGGCCTCGCCCCCTGGTGCCCGCCGGGCGACCCGGTGACCCAGCTCGCGGGCCGTGACGTCGTCCTCGTCCACAGCAGCCGGGACCGGATCACCAGCCCCCAGGCCACCCAGTCCCTCACCACCCGGGCCCGCCGCGCCGGGGCCCGTACCTGCATGGTCACCGTCCGGGGCGGCGACCACGCGATGATCCGGCGCGCCCCGGCCTGGCACCGCCTCACGACCACCCTGGTCACCGGATTGCTGGGTACCGGCAGTCTGCCGGAGCCCGTCACCGCCGCCCTCGGCCTGCCGCCGACCGCCGAGCCCACCGAGGGGACCCTCGACCTCGACCGGCTGCGCCCCCGGCGGGGCCCGGCCGGACTCCAGCCGAGCCCCTGAGGCCGGCCGAGCCCTTGAGGTCCGCGTCCCCGGGGGGCCTGTACACCCCGGGCGGGTGGGCCGCCGTGCTGCGGATGCGGTGCCGGGTGCGGCCGCTCACGATGGAGATCCGGAGGCCGATCTACGGCGGAGGAGACCCCCTTGCAGGCCGAAGCGTGCGGCGACGGTATGCCGTCGTCCTTCGACCCCGCGACCGTGGCCGCCCTGCTCGACGGGAACCCCGCGGGAGTGGCCGTACTCGACGCGAACCTCCGCTACACCTACGTCAACCCCGCCCTCGAACGGCTCAACGGCCTGCGGGCCGGGTCCCACCTGGGCCGCACCTTCTCCGAGGTGCTGCCCGGGCTGCGCGGCCAGGCCGCCGTCCTGCGCAACGTGCTGCGCGACGGTGAACCCCGCGAGCAGACGATCAGCGGCCGGACCTGGGCCGCAGCCTCCGGCGGCCCCCGGTTCTGGCGCGCCACCTACCACCGGCTGGAGACCGGCGGGGACGTGTGCGGGCTGATGGTGATCGTCGTCGAGATCAGCGATGTGGCCCGGCAGCGGGCGGAGCTGGAGGAGGCCCGGGGCCATGTCACCCTCCTCTCCACGGCCGCCGTGAAGATCGGCACCACGCTCGACATGGACACCACCTGCCGGGAGCTGGCCGAGTTCGTCGTGCCGCCCTTCGCCGACGTGGCCGCCGTCGACGTCTTCCCGCCCGAGGTGGGACATCCCGTACGCCGTGCCGAACCCGGTGTCCTGCGGCTGCGGCGGGCCGCGCTGCGGGGCCGGGGGCCGCTCGACGAGCAGATGCAGCGGTTCGGGCACCCGGGGGAGTACGTCGACTTCGCAGCGGACTCCGCCGTCACCCGCTGCCTGGCCGAGAACGAGCCGGTCCTCGACGACTGGGAGGAACACCGGAGCGCCCGCTCCGCCTTCACCTCGCAGCGGATCGCCGCCTCCCTGGCCCTCGGACTGCGCCAGGCGCTCATCGTCCCGCTCATCGCCCGCGGCCGTCAGCTCGGCACGCTCAGCCTGGTCCGGGCGGAGGGCTCGCCCGCCTTCAGCGACCAGGACGTGGTCGTCGCCCGGGAACTCGCCGGCCGCGCCGCCGTCGACCTCGACCACGCCCGCCGCTACGACCGCGAGCACAGCATCGCCCGCGAACTCCAGGGCTCCCTGCTCTCCGAACCCCGCGGCCCCCACCCGCACGTGGAGATCGCCACCCGCTACCTCCCGGCCGAGCGGGGCGTCCTGGTGGGCGGCGACTGGTTCGACGTCGTACCGCTCCAGGACGGCCGCCACCTCAAGGCGATGGGCGACGTGATGGGCCACGGCGTGGAGGCCGCCGTGGCGATGAGCCACTACCGCTCGCTGCTGCGGCTGCTGGCCGCCGAGGACCTGCCGCCGCACCGGATCCTGGAGCGGCTCGACACGATGGTGGAGCGGTCGGGGCTCGACCGGGCGGCCACCTGTCTGCTCGCCGTCGTGGACCGGTTCGGCGGGGTCTGCGAGGTGGCCAGCGCGGGGCATCTGCCGCCGGTCTTCATCGACCCGGGGGCCTCGCGGGCCCATATCGTCCCGGTGGAGTCCGGGCCTCCGCTCGGCACCGGCTTCGGCGGCTACCGGACCAGCTCCGTGCCCTGCGGCCCGGGGACCGTGCTCTTCATGTACACCGACGGTCTGGTGGAGCGCCGGGGCGAGGACATCGACGTCTCCGTCGCCCGGCTGGCCTCGCTGACCCTGCCCTCCGGCGGCAGCCTGGAGGAGCTGCTCGACCGGGTGCTGGACCGGTTCGGCGGGGACGCGGAGGACGACATCGCGGTGCTGGCCTCCCGGATCAGGGAGGATCCGCCGGTGCAGCGGAAGCCGGGCGGTTCCGCGTAGGCCGGGCGGTTCCGCGTAGGCACTGGTACGGGCCGTACGCGGACCGGCCGGTTGGTCGTACGCGGACCGGCCGGCCCTCGTAAGTCCCCGGATTCTCAGCCCAGTTCGAGGCTGGTGATGCCGTAGTAGCCGTCCCGGTCGATCACCGGCTGCGGGCCCGTGTACATCCGGGCCGTGTCGAACGACGGGGTCAGCCCCAGCTCGCCCGCGAGCCGTACCGCAGCCGGGTTCAGGTCGGGTACGTCGATGGCCACCGGCCCGTCCGGCACCGTCGTCGCGAGTGCGCTCACCAGGGCCGCCGCCACCTGCGGGGACGCGGCGTACAGCGGTCCGATACGGGAGGCGGCGCGGCACTCCCGTACCACCGCGAGCCCGTGCAGCTCCCCGTCCCGCACCGCCGCCAGCGCCGTACGCCCGGGGGCGGTGATCCAGGACGCCAGGAAGCCGTCCCGGGGCGCCGGGAAGAACCGTCGGTCGTACGCGGCGAGTTGAGCGAACGGGGCGGAACGGGCGTCGACGAGCGTGGTGCCCGGGGGCGGTGCGATGTCCGGCGGCGGGGTGCCCTCGTACCGGGCGTTGCTCCAGCAGGTGCGGAAGCCGGAGCGGCGGTAGTTGTCCTGCTGGGCCGGGACCCCGTCCAGCCCGACGGTGCGGCCGGCGAGCCGGGCCGTCCCGGCCTGCCAGGTGCGCAGCCCGTACCCCTGGCCGCGCAGCTGGGGGCGGGTCAGGTAGAAGCCCAGGAAGCCGTGGTCGGGGCCGTACCGTACGACGGACACGGAGGTGACCGGCACGCCGTCGAGGCGGCCGATCAGGAAGCCGCCGGGGTCGGTCGGGAAGAAGATCCGGCCGTCGGTGAGGCCGGGGTTCCAGGACTCCTCGTGGGCCCATTCGCCCAGCAGGACGATGTCCTCGGCGCTCGCGGCGGCGATCTCGAAGGTGTTCTCGGCGAGGTTCGGCACGGTACAGCCGTACCCCGGGGCCGGGCGGTTCAGTGATCGGTCGTTACGCCGTCGGGGTGACCGTCCCGTACTGCTCCCCGTACGGCTCCCCGTACGGCTTCGCGTACCGCTCCGCGCTCACGCCGTCTCCGGGGTGTTCTCCCGGTTCCGGCCGCGCAGCTGCCGCAGGATCAGGGCGGCCGAGGTGATCAGCGGCAGGATCCCCGCCACCGCGTCGGCGGTGCTCAGCTTGTCGTGGCGGCTCCTGGCCCGGCGTACCTGCTTGGACGCCCTGATGACGGCGAGCGCGCTGCTGCCCAGGCTCAGCGCCAGCCCCGCTTTGCTGCCCCGCAGGCCCTTGGCGGGAGCGGAACGGTTCTTCTTCGCCATGGGAGGTACCTCCAGATGGTCCGGGTCGCGTCCTCCGTGACCGGCGTGCTCCACGTAGACCGGCGTCCTCCACGTAACCGGGTGTCCGCCGCCCCCGCAAACGGACGGCTGCGCCCTCGCGGAGGGGCGGCGGCCCCGTTGCCGT is a genomic window containing:
- a CDS encoding flotillin family protein, with product MSPVAIAVIGIVVLLVLLGLVVITRYKVAGPSEAFIITGRRGKKSVDPVTGLTSIDNSGQKVVVGGGVFVVPFVQQKFTLDLSSRHIPIAVRGAVTLRGVKSNLEGVAIVKVGGSEDAIRAAAQRFLQQQDGIVGFTQEVLSGALRAIVGRMSVEDIIRDRAAFAGQVAEEAETSLSGQGLILDAFQIQDITTEGSYLEDLGRPEAARAKQEADIAEAIAKRASEQARLKAAEEIAIAERTYYLKQAEIKAETEAAAAKANAAGPLAEAARQQEVLQEQEKVAERQAALTDRELDTKVRKPADAARYQAEQEAEARRIALVKEAEADAERSRLTGEGEKLHRSALADAVRIEGEAEAASIAAKGSAEAEAMQKKADAFAQYGDAAVLQMLVEVLPQVVAKASEPLSAIDKLTVVSTDGASQLARTVTDNVAQGMELLSSTTGVDLAALLENLKNRTTGETAGAAPEKSTTTASDKNKDTDRIEITD
- a CDS encoding GNAT family N-acetyltransferase — its product is MPNLAENTFEIAAASAEDIVLLGEWAHEESWNPGLTDGRIFFPTDPGGFLIGRLDGVPVTSVSVVRYGPDHGFLGFYLTRPQLRGQGYGLRTWQAGTARLAGRTVGLDGVPAQQDNYRRSGFRTCWSNARYEGTPPPDIAPPPGTTLVDARSAPFAQLAAYDRRFFPAPRDGFLASWITAPGRTALAAVRDGELHGLAVVRECRAASRIGPLYAASPQVAAALVSALATTVPDGPVAIDVPDLNPAAVRLAGELGLTPSFDTARMYTGPQPVIDRDGYYGITSLELG
- a CDS encoding pentapeptide repeat-containing protein; the encoded protein is MTTPLTARQRLSELHRYAAVSGEDFTHQNLASTRTNQLRFARCSFAGADLRYATLEGCWFKFCDFTGADLRGASLRGAVLAGCNLRDADLRDTDLTGARLSTVNTGIPRLGPTDITGARFEGTSLRNVHAEDVIGWPPGPVRSE
- a CDS encoding peroxiredoxin; the protein is MAAGPPLSTPAPDFTLPGGVLSGDTFDRADYTLSAARGRALVLAFYPGDNTTVCTKQLCSYSSGMETFEGLDAEVWGISPQGVDSHESFARMYGLRMPLLADEGREIARAYGVAAPGIGVRRAVFLIGPDGVLRWKHVALLGATFQSLSTLADQLSGIKTA
- a CDS encoding SpoIIE family protein phosphatase, producing the protein MPSSFDPATVAALLDGNPAGVAVLDANLRYTYVNPALERLNGLRAGSHLGRTFSEVLPGLRGQAAVLRNVLRDGEPREQTISGRTWAAASGGPRFWRATYHRLETGGDVCGLMVIVVEISDVARQRAELEEARGHVTLLSTAAVKIGTTLDMDTTCRELAEFVVPPFADVAAVDVFPPEVGHPVRRAEPGVLRLRRAALRGRGPLDEQMQRFGHPGEYVDFAADSAVTRCLAENEPVLDDWEEHRSARSAFTSQRIAASLALGLRQALIVPLIARGRQLGTLSLVRAEGSPAFSDQDVVVARELAGRAAVDLDHARRYDREHSIARELQGSLLSEPRGPHPHVEIATRYLPAERGVLVGGDWFDVVPLQDGRHLKAMGDVMGHGVEAAVAMSHYRSLLRLLAAEDLPPHRILERLDTMVERSGLDRAATCLLAVVDRFGGVCEVASAGHLPPVFIDPGASRAHIVPVESGPPLGTGFGGYRTSSVPCGPGTVLFMYTDGLVERRGEDIDVSVARLASLTLPSGGSLEELLDRVLDRFGGDAEDDIAVLASRIREDPPVQRKPGGSA
- a CDS encoding alpha/beta fold hydrolase yields the protein MAPRSLSAAVLVLHGGYENGTEPPPPGLLNLPGTRMRPFVRALRRATRAPESAPESGPESGAGVLVRQVRYAHRGWNGSRADALHDALAALDALGEEAGGSGEAGGVPVVLLGHSMGARAALLAAGHPLVRGVVGLAPWCPPGDPVTQLAGRDVVLVHSSRDRITSPQATQSLTTRARRAGARTCMVTVRGGDHAMIRRAPAWHRLTTTLVTGLLGTGSLPEPVTAALGLPPTAEPTEGTLDLDRLRPRRGPAGLQPSP
- a CDS encoding NfeD family protein, whose translation is MTFFLGLGIAGIVLLALSLIFGGVLEGLLDGVLDGLFDGLLSLPVIAGFISMLGFGGAIVLGTTGAGPVVATAVGLGAGVVAGWLTWKLSKALMRDQTSSTPRGGDLVGTSGTVVTAIPAGGYGEVMLRLAGQPVKYAAKSPEPVVRGTEVWVEAELSTTSVAVRPVDR